In Bacillus sp. DX3.1, the following proteins share a genomic window:
- a CDS encoding MalY/PatB family protein, whose translation MEQFHKTLNRRGTHSTKWDTYQNEEFLHAWIADMDFQIPKPIQTALQKRLQHPIFGYTLPPKEMTDTICHWTKTKYNWDINKEWIVFSAGIVPALSVAVQALTNENDTVLVQPPIYPPFFDMVTKNQRHVCESPLRFHNGTYVMDFEHLEAQFQQGVTFMLLCSPHNPVGRVWTRNELTKLGALCNQYNVTVIADEIHADIIFSNHTHTPFASLSEQLALRTITCIAPSKTFNIAGLQASVIIIPDKKLRHAFTAVQQRQGFHGLNTFAYTAMQSAYTECNDWLTQVLIYIEENARFAREFIEQHIPALSVIQSEGTFLLWIDCSRLNLSQKERTKKLEEKGKIIVDPGEKYGTGGEHHIRINIGCPRATLEEILHRLQYTFS comes from the coding sequence ATGGAACAGTTTCACAAGACGCTAAATCGTCGTGGTACTCATAGTACAAAATGGGATACCTATCAAAACGAAGAATTTCTTCACGCTTGGATTGCAGATATGGATTTTCAGATTCCAAAACCAATTCAAACTGCATTGCAAAAACGACTCCAGCATCCTATTTTCGGATATACACTGCCGCCTAAGGAGATGACAGATACCATTTGTCATTGGACAAAAACAAAATACAATTGGGATATAAATAAAGAATGGATTGTATTTAGTGCTGGCATTGTTCCAGCCCTCAGCGTGGCTGTGCAAGCTTTGACAAACGAGAACGATACTGTTCTCGTGCAACCGCCTATCTATCCGCCGTTTTTTGACATGGTCACAAAGAATCAACGACATGTATGCGAAAGCCCTTTACGTTTTCACAACGGTACATATGTAATGGATTTTGAGCATTTAGAAGCACAGTTTCAGCAAGGCGTTACATTTATGCTACTTTGCAGTCCCCATAACCCAGTTGGACGCGTCTGGACAAGAAACGAACTCACAAAACTCGGGGCACTATGCAACCAATATAATGTAACAGTTATAGCAGATGAAATTCATGCAGATATTATTTTTTCTAATCATACACATACACCATTCGCTTCTCTATCAGAACAATTAGCCTTGCGTACCATTACCTGCATCGCTCCAAGCAAAACATTTAATATCGCAGGGTTACAAGCATCTGTTATTATTATTCCAGATAAAAAACTTCGCCATGCTTTTACAGCGGTACAACAACGACAAGGATTTCACGGATTAAATACGTTCGCTTACACAGCTATGCAAAGTGCCTATACAGAATGTAACGACTGGTTAACACAAGTACTTATATATATAGAAGAGAATGCTCGTTTCGCTCGTGAGTTTATTGAACAGCATATCCCTGCACTTTCTGTCATTCAATCAGAAGGTACCTTTTTACTGTGGATCGACTGCTCACGCCTAAATCTTTCTCAAAAAGAACGAACAAAAAAACTAGAAGAAAAGGGAAAAATTATCGTCGATCCTGGAGAAAAATATGGTACTGGTGGAGAACATCATATTCGTATAAATATTGGCTGTCCAAGAGCAACCTTAGAAGAAATACTTCACAGACTCCAATATACATTTTCATGA
- a CDS encoding superoxide dismutase family protein codes for MKKQLLFGCCMLFLATGCAKGNPKEIDVKLYNASGDKVGTAKVAQQTSGVKVSIKAEGFTPGPHGLHIHEIGECKAPRFISSGNHFNPSKKKHGLMNPKGAENGDLPNVIADDKGMIKAEIEVPQVSLEEGKTTIHRKDGASIIITENPDDGMTQPVGNSGNRIACGVIVEKASDTKKK; via the coding sequence ATGAAAAAACAGCTTTTATTCGGTTGTTGTATGCTGTTTCTTGCAACAGGTTGTGCAAAGGGAAATCCAAAAGAAATTGATGTGAAGTTATATAATGCCTCTGGTGATAAAGTAGGCACAGCGAAAGTAGCGCAACAAACAAGTGGCGTGAAAGTATCGATTAAGGCAGAAGGATTCACACCGGGACCTCATGGGTTACATATTCATGAAATTGGGGAATGTAAAGCGCCACGTTTTATTTCATCTGGTAATCATTTTAATCCAAGTAAAAAGAAGCATGGACTCATGAATCCAAAAGGTGCAGAAAATGGAGATTTGCCTAATGTAATTGCAGATGATAAAGGTATGATAAAAGCAGAGATTGAAGTGCCGCAAGTATCGCTTGAAGAAGGAAAAACGACGATTCATCGGAAAGATGGTGCATCCATTATTATTACTGAAAATCCTGATGATGGTATGACGCAGCCTGTTGGGAATTCAGGAAACAGAATTGCTTGTGGTGTAATTGTAGAAAAGGCATCTGATACTAAGAAAAAATAG
- a CDS encoding kinase-associated lipoprotein B, which translates to MNETLQIGEIVTGIYKTGKYIGEITNIRPAQYVVKVLAVLKHPTQGDLHNVKQADVPFFHERRALAFREQTNIPQQMVKKYEGNVPDYKESLQTALETQMATFQEVDSPFAQRSLQTLQQLKQDYKL; encoded by the coding sequence ATGAACGAAACATTGCAAATTGGTGAAATTGTTACCGGCATCTATAAAACAGGAAAATATATTGGTGAAATTACAAATATCCGTCCTGCACAATACGTTGTCAAAGTATTAGCCGTTTTAAAGCATCCAACGCAAGGTGACTTACATAATGTGAAGCAAGCTGATGTACCGTTTTTCCATGAAAGACGTGCTCTAGCATTTCGAGAGCAAACAAATATTCCGCAGCAAATGGTGAAAAAGTATGAAGGTAACGTACCGGATTATAAAGAATCTTTGCAAACAGCATTGGAAACACAAATGGCTACATTCCAAGAAGTCGATTCTCCTTTTGCACAGCGGAGTTTACAAACGCTTCAGCAATTAAAACAAGATTACAAACTGTAA
- the kapD gene encoding 3'-5' exonuclease KapD produces the protein MDKQQFLFLDFEFTMPQNRKKPKGFFQEIIEVGLVSVVDCVVKDTYSSYVQPQTFPSLTERCKKFLGINQEAVNGGISFAQLVEKLAQYEKRCQTTVVTWGNMDMKVLKRNCAAAGVQFPFSGQCRDLSLEYKRFFGERNQTGLWKAIEAYGKVGTGKHHCALDDAMTTYNIFKLVEKDKEYLVKPAPPTLGELVDFSKVLKKVSTQ, from the coding sequence ATGGATAAACAACAATTTTTATTTTTGGATTTTGAGTTCACGATGCCTCAAAATAGAAAAAAACCAAAGGGTTTTTTTCAAGAAATTATTGAAGTTGGACTTGTATCAGTTGTTGATTGTGTAGTGAAAGATACGTATTCATCATATGTGCAGCCACAAACTTTTCCTTCTTTAACAGAACGGTGTAAAAAATTTTTAGGAATTAACCAAGAAGCAGTGAACGGGGGAATCTCATTTGCACAGCTTGTCGAGAAACTGGCTCAATATGAAAAACGTTGTCAAACAACAGTTGTAACTTGGGGAAATATGGATATGAAAGTGTTGAAACGTAATTGTGCAGCGGCGGGTGTACAATTTCCTTTTTCAGGGCAGTGCCGAGACTTATCGCTCGAGTATAAACGTTTCTTTGGAGAACGAAACCAAACTGGGTTATGGAAAGCAATTGAAGCGTATGGAAAAGTAGGGACTGGGAAGCATCATTGTGCGCTAGATGATGCGATGACAACATACAATATCTTTAAACTTGTGGAAAAGGACAAAGAATATTTAGTTAAGCCAGCTCCGCCGACTCTTGGTGAACTCGTAGATTTTTCAAAAGTATTAAAGAAAGTCAGTACACAGTAA
- a CDS encoding ArsB/NhaD family transporter, producing the protein MHETTQEIANWQYYFAIAVFLITYAIIISEKINRAVIALLGAALMVIFGIVDLHNAFTKHIEWGTITLLIGMMILVNITSKSGVFQYVAIKAAKQAKGSPIRILISLSLLTAIGSAFLDNVTTVLLVVPVTLSITRILQVNPVPYLLSEIIFSNIGGTATLIGDPPNIMIGSANKHLDFNAFLFNLAPIVIIIIAVIAMMIYFMYRKQLIADPVQIKKLMSLDEKQYIKDAVLMKKSLIVLGLTILGFMTHSIFHVDAAVIALTGATVLMLIGVKEHEIEEVFAHVEWITIFFFAGLFVLVGGLIDIGLIKMLAQKVISLTGGDVSYASILILWVSGIASATIDNIPFVATMIPLINDMAVGLGLSPSDAQIDVLWWSLALGACLGGNGTLIGASANVIVAGIASREGHKFSYMEFLKVGFPIMIVSLIISHIYIYLRYLM; encoded by the coding sequence TTGCACGAAACAACGCAAGAAATCGCAAACTGGCAATATTATTTTGCTATTGCAGTCTTTCTAATTACATATGCCATTATCATTTCAGAAAAAATCAATCGTGCTGTTATCGCACTTCTTGGTGCAGCGCTTATGGTAATCTTTGGAATTGTTGATCTGCATAATGCTTTCACAAAACATATTGAATGGGGAACAATTACGCTACTGATCGGTATGATGATTTTAGTAAACATCACGAGTAAATCCGGCGTATTCCAATATGTTGCTATTAAAGCTGCTAAACAAGCAAAAGGAAGTCCAATTCGTATTTTAATTTCCCTTTCCTTGCTTACCGCGATCGGCTCGGCATTTTTAGATAACGTAACAACGGTACTACTTGTTGTTCCAGTTACTTTATCTATTACGCGCATTTTACAAGTAAATCCTGTTCCATATTTGCTATCTGAAATTATTTTCTCAAATATTGGGGGAACTGCAACATTAATTGGTGACCCACCAAACATTATGATTGGTTCTGCAAATAAGCATTTAGACTTTAACGCTTTCTTATTCAACTTAGCACCAATCGTAATCATTATTATTGCTGTTATCGCAATGATGATTTACTTTATGTATCGTAAACAACTCATCGCTGATCCTGTACAAATTAAAAAATTAATGAGCTTAGATGAAAAACAATACATTAAAGATGCTGTACTCATGAAAAAATCATTAATTGTACTTGGACTTACAATCCTTGGTTTCATGACTCATTCCATTTTTCACGTTGATGCAGCTGTAATCGCTTTAACAGGCGCTACTGTTTTAATGTTAATTGGTGTAAAAGAGCATGAAATTGAAGAAGTATTTGCTCACGTAGAGTGGATTACTATTTTCTTCTTTGCCGGTCTATTCGTACTGGTTGGTGGACTTATTGATATCGGACTCATCAAAATGCTAGCTCAAAAAGTAATTAGTTTAACAGGTGGAGATGTTTCCTATGCATCCATTCTTATTTTATGGGTATCCGGCATTGCATCAGCAACAATTGATAACATTCCGTTCGTTGCAACGATGATTCCACTTATTAACGATATGGCAGTCGGACTTGGTTTATCGCCTTCTGATGCACAAATCGATGTATTATGGTGGTCATTAGCATTAGGAGCATGTCTAGGTGGAAACGGAACATTAATCGGAGCTTCCGCTAACGTAATCGTAGCTGGAATCGCAAGCCGTGAAGGACACAAATTTAGCTATATGGAATTCTTAAAAGTTGGTTTCCCAATTATGATTGTGTCATTAATTATTTCTCATATTTATATTTACTTACGTTATTTAATGTAA
- a CDS encoding DNA alkylation repair protein codes for MHPFVEALQQHFITHQNLEKAEPMARYMKNHFPFLGIQTPERRQLLREVIQLHTLPDKADFPAVIRELWSLPEREFQAVALDVLQKYKKHLDDTHIPFLEELITTKSWWDSVDGLVPQFLGSIFLKHPDAIQTYIPKWVASKNIWLQRSAILFQLKYKEQTDTKLLFSIIEQLSHSKEFFIQKAIGWVLREYAKTSPGVVWEFVQHNELAPLSKREALKHIGPTMSAVQE; via the coding sequence ATGCACCCATTTGTAGAAGCCTTACAACAACATTTCATTACACATCAGAACCTAGAAAAAGCAGAACCAATGGCTCGTTATATGAAAAATCACTTCCCATTTCTCGGTATTCAAACACCGGAAAGAAGACAACTATTACGTGAAGTTATACAATTACATACCCTTCCGGACAAAGCAGACTTTCCGGCAGTCATTCGTGAACTTTGGTCTTTACCTGAACGTGAATTTCAAGCTGTTGCTCTCGACGTATTACAAAAATATAAAAAACATCTCGATGATACCCATATCCCGTTCTTAGAGGAACTCATTACAACGAAATCATGGTGGGATTCCGTAGATGGACTTGTTCCTCAATTCCTTGGATCAATCTTTTTAAAGCACCCTGATGCCATTCAAACATATATCCCGAAATGGGTTGCCTCAAAGAACATATGGTTACAGCGTTCAGCAATCTTATTTCAGCTAAAATATAAAGAACAGACCGATACAAAACTTCTCTTCTCAATCATTGAGCAGCTCAGCCATTCAAAAGAATTTTTCATTCAAAAAGCAATCGGCTGGGTACTTCGTGAATATGCAAAAACAAGCCCAGGTGTCGTTTGGGAATTTGTCCAACACAATGAACTTGCCCCATTAAGTAAACGAGAAGCATTAAAACATATCGGTCCAACTATGAGCGCAGTACAAGAATAA
- a CDS encoding glycine--tRNA ligase, which yields MYSMEQVVNLAKHRGFVFPGSEIYGGLANTWDYGPLGIELKNNVKKAWWKKFIQESPYNVGLDAAILMNPKTWIASGHVGNFNDPMIDCKKCKARHRADKLIEDALDTKGIEMIVDGLTFDQMAGLMKEHEVKCPDCGSEDFTEIRQFNLMFKTFQGVTESSTNEIFLRPETAQGIFVNFKNVQRSMRKKLPFGIGQVGKSFRNEITPGNFTFRTREFEQMELEFFCKPGEELEWFTFWRNTCKNWLLTLGMNEESMRLRDHGEEELSHYSNATTDIEFKFPFGWGELWGVASRTDFDLKRHMEHSNEDFNYVDPQTNERYVPYCIEPSLGADRVTLAFLCDAYEEEQLENDSRTVLRFHPALAPYKAAILPLSKKLSEGAQEVFAELAKDFVVDYDETGSIGKRYRRQDEIGTPFCITYDFDSVEDKAVTVRDRDTMEQVRMPISELKGFLEKKIQF from the coding sequence ATGTATTCAATGGAACAAGTTGTAAACCTAGCGAAACATCGTGGTTTTGTTTTCCCTGGTTCTGAAATTTATGGTGGTCTTGCAAACACTTGGGACTATGGTCCACTTGGTATCGAATTAAAAAATAACGTTAAAAAAGCTTGGTGGAAAAAATTCATTCAAGAATCTCCATACAACGTTGGTTTAGACGCAGCAATTTTAATGAATCCAAAAACTTGGATTGCATCTGGTCACGTTGGTAACTTTAACGATCCAATGATCGACTGTAAAAAATGTAAAGCACGTCATCGCGCTGATAAATTAATCGAAGACGCTTTAGATACAAAAGGTATTGAAATGATCGTTGATGGTCTTACTTTCGATCAAATGGCTGGATTAATGAAAGAACACGAAGTAAAGTGTCCAGATTGCGGCAGCGAAGACTTCACAGAAATCCGTCAATTCAACTTAATGTTTAAAACCTTCCAAGGTGTTACAGAATCTAGCACAAACGAAATCTTCCTTCGCCCTGAAACAGCACAAGGTATTTTCGTAAACTTCAAAAACGTACAACGCTCTATGCGTAAAAAGCTTCCATTTGGTATTGGCCAAGTCGGTAAAAGCTTCCGTAACGAGATTACACCTGGTAACTTCACTTTCCGTACGCGTGAGTTTGAGCAAATGGAACTTGAATTCTTCTGTAAACCTGGTGAAGAGTTAGAATGGTTCACATTCTGGCGTAATACTTGTAAAAACTGGCTACTTACACTTGGTATGAACGAAGAAAGCATGCGCCTTCGTGACCATGGTGAAGAAGAATTATCTCACTACAGTAACGCAACAACTGATATTGAATTTAAATTCCCATTCGGCTGGGGCGAGCTTTGGGGTGTTGCATCTCGTACAGACTTCGACTTAAAACGTCATATGGAACATTCTAACGAAGACTTTAACTATGTAGATCCGCAAACGAATGAACGTTACGTACCATACTGCATCGAGCCATCTCTTGGCGCAGACCGCGTAACATTAGCGTTCTTATGTGATGCATACGAAGAAGAACAATTAGAGAACGATTCTCGTACAGTTCTTCGTTTCCACCCTGCTTTAGCACCATATAAAGCAGCAATCTTACCATTATCTAAAAAGTTATCTGAAGGTGCTCAAGAAGTGTTCGCAGAACTTGCAAAAGATTTTGTAGTTGACTACGACGAAACTGGTTCTATCGGTAAACGTTACCGTCGTCAAGACGAAATCGGTACACCATTCTGTATTACATATGACTTCGACTCAGTTGAAGACAAAGCTGTTACAGTACGTGACCGTGACACAATGGAGCAAGTTCGTATGCCAATTAGTGAATTAAAAGGCTTCTTAGAGAAGAAAATTCAATTTTAA
- a CDS encoding LTA synthase family protein has translation MSTLLSCLKRFTVTKLDFIIFMIFLLWKLNLFFSSLFADPQEIVIRLTFFGIIILLPIIHLFSKKWRIISTFSLDFSLSLLLLSNIIYYRYFNDLLSISLIKQFGQVSSLTESIWTLFEWKDIIYFIDIPLLIIVYIIMSRKNWFSHSKHFINHVIAFLVIVLLVCIPLREKYKYVVAAGIADARFSNIWVTDHLGIINYHIFDIYKYINNMLLKEEVSPEKINELQKWYDAQNKEIREGEHFEKAKGQNLILIQAESLQSFVVDLSIDGQEITPNLNRLKKESVYYPNFFDQTDQGRTSDGEFTTLVSMHPSRFSGSIYFNFSDNTFDGLPSILSEHGYSTMSAHGYDGNFWNRSFMHRNLGFEQSMFVKDLKPGEHLGWGLSDIDFFDQMGDTLPNLKQPFFSFLISLSNHHPYELPQEHRELQLGDLEGSLIGNYLHSVYYFDKALGAFIDDLKEKGLYDSSLLAIYGDHDAGIPPEELEKIGLKQQFDRQFDKVPFLVHSSSLTSPKGVVDEQASGHLDISPTLLYLLGVSQNDKYFLGQPLFDQNSKNHYVPFRDGSFAKGDYIFLNTAGSFNEENVWNFKTELQENGLSKEDFNNANFRLTTSDLFLEGNLIPKVKK, from the coding sequence ATGTCTACATTATTATCATGTTTAAAAAGATTTACAGTAACAAAATTAGATTTTATTATTTTTATGATTTTTCTTTTATGGAAGCTAAATTTATTTTTTAGTTCGCTTTTTGCTGACCCACAAGAAATTGTAATTCGATTAACCTTTTTTGGGATAATCATCTTATTACCAATCATTCACCTTTTTTCGAAAAAATGGCGGATTATTTCTACCTTTTCATTAGATTTTTCACTTAGCTTATTACTATTATCTAATATCATTTATTATCGTTATTTTAACGATTTACTTTCTATCAGCCTAATCAAACAATTTGGACAAGTATCTAGTTTAACAGAGAGTATTTGGACATTATTTGAATGGAAAGATATTATCTATTTTATTGATATCCCTCTGTTAATAATTGTTTATATCATTATGTCTAGGAAAAATTGGTTTTCACACTCTAAACACTTTATCAATCACGTGATTGCATTTTTAGTAATTGTACTACTTGTATGTATTCCACTTCGCGAAAAGTATAAGTATGTAGTAGCAGCAGGAATAGCCGATGCTCGCTTTTCAAATATATGGGTTACAGATCATTTAGGAATTATAAACTACCACATATTTGATATTTACAAGTACATTAATAACATGCTCTTAAAAGAAGAAGTCTCTCCGGAAAAAATAAATGAACTACAGAAATGGTATGATGCTCAAAATAAAGAAATTCGTGAAGGCGAGCATTTTGAAAAAGCAAAAGGGCAAAATCTCATTCTTATTCAAGCTGAATCTCTCCAAAGTTTTGTCGTTGATTTAAGCATTGATGGTCAAGAAATTACACCAAACTTAAACCGTTTGAAAAAGGAAAGTGTGTACTACCCAAATTTCTTTGATCAAACAGATCAAGGAAGAACATCCGATGGAGAATTTACAACTTTAGTGTCGATGCATCCATCGCGATTTAGCGGCAGTATTTACTTTAACTTTTCCGATAATACATTTGACGGGTTACCATCTATTTTAAGTGAACACGGATACTCAACAATGTCAGCACACGGTTATGATGGGAACTTTTGGAATAGGTCGTTTATGCATCGTAACTTAGGATTTGAACAATCTATGTTTGTAAAAGATCTTAAGCCTGGTGAACATCTTGGCTGGGGATTATCTGATATAGACTTTTTTGATCAGATGGGAGATACGTTACCAAATTTAAAACAACCATTTTTCAGCTTTTTAATTTCGTTAAGCAATCACCATCCTTATGAATTACCACAAGAGCATCGCGAATTGCAGCTTGGGGATTTAGAGGGCTCATTAATAGGGAATTACCTTCACTCTGTTTATTATTTCGATAAAGCGCTTGGTGCTTTCATTGATGATCTAAAAGAAAAAGGACTATACGATTCTTCCCTATTAGCCATATATGGAGACCATGATGCTGGGATACCGCCAGAGGAATTAGAAAAAATCGGATTGAAACAACAATTTGATCGTCAATTTGATAAAGTACCATTCCTAGTTCATAGCTCATCTCTTACAAGTCCGAAAGGCGTAGTTGATGAACAAGCAAGTGGACATTTAGACATTTCACCGACACTTCTATATTTATTAGGAGTTTCACAGAACGATAAATACTTTTTAGGTCAACCTTTGTTTGATCAAAATAGCAAAAATCACTACGTCCCATTTCGAGACGGTTCCTTTGCAAAGGGAGACTATATCTTCTTAAACACAGCTGGCTCCTTTAATGAAGAGAATGTATGGAACTTTAAAACGGAACTACAAGAAAACGGATTATCAAAAGAAGATTTTAATAATGCGAATTTCAGGTTAACAACTTCTGACTTATTTTTAGAAGGGAATTTAATTCCAAAGGTAAAAAAATAA
- a CDS encoding hotdog fold thioesterase gives MPKTLMEVLGIELLEMTEEKVVATMPVDGRTHQPFGFLHGGASVALAETVASVGSYNLIDQEKCICFGLEINANHLRSKREGLVTAIGTPIHKGQTTMVWDVRIIDEEDQLLCISRCTVAIKEKRSQ, from the coding sequence ATGCCAAAAACATTAATGGAAGTGCTTGGGATTGAACTTTTAGAAATGACGGAGGAGAAAGTTGTAGCAACAATGCCAGTAGATGGGCGTACACATCAGCCGTTTGGCTTTTTACATGGCGGTGCATCTGTTGCTTTAGCAGAAACTGTTGCGAGTGTTGGATCATATAATTTGATTGATCAAGAAAAGTGTATTTGTTTTGGGCTTGAAATCAACGCCAATCATCTTCGTTCTAAACGTGAAGGGTTAGTAACTGCAATTGGAACACCGATTCACAAAGGGCAAACAACGATGGTTTGGGATGTTCGGATTATTGATGAAGAGGATCAGCTGTTGTGCATTTCAAGGTGTACTGTTGCTATTAAGGAAAAAAGAAGCCAATAG
- a CDS encoding DUF3298 and DUF4163 domain-containing protein has protein sequence MKKSFFILFLLFSSFIIVPNCTNAAQPSNLTIDIRTVTQKGKKPYLEYQISRPYFSNFYDQQFQKKLNTYYKTTTNRFKTNLEKEAKKYYKEAKETNATFHPYIANVDYKVTLQQSPLLSLYVNYYQYTGGAHGIYTWKANTFDLEAKKVLRLVDLFQKDSAYKDVIRTEIIKQIKQNENIYFPDAAEKVMSAKTFNYFLEPENLVIYFPLYEIAPYSSGIPQFRIPYTLLRDVLKPNYQNILIDNR, from the coding sequence ATGAAAAAAAGTTTCTTTATTCTATTTCTATTGTTCTCCTCGTTCATTATTGTACCAAATTGTACAAATGCAGCCCAACCATCTAACTTGACAATTGACATCCGTACTGTCACCCAAAAAGGTAAGAAACCTTATTTAGAATACCAAATAAGCAGGCCGTATTTTAGCAATTTTTATGATCAACAATTTCAAAAAAAATTAAATACCTACTATAAGACAACTACAAATCGGTTTAAAACAAACTTAGAAAAAGAAGCTAAAAAGTATTACAAAGAAGCAAAAGAAACGAATGCAACCTTTCATCCATATATTGCGAACGTTGATTATAAAGTAACATTGCAGCAATCACCCTTATTAAGCTTATATGTAAATTATTATCAGTACACGGGCGGCGCACATGGCATCTATACATGGAAGGCAAATACGTTTGATTTGGAAGCAAAAAAAGTTTTACGCTTAGTTGATTTATTTCAAAAAGACAGTGCGTATAAGGATGTCATTCGCACAGAAATTATAAAACAAATAAAACAAAATGAAAACATCTATTTTCCAGATGCAGCTGAAAAAGTAATGAGTGCAAAGACTTTCAACTATTTTTTGGAACCCGAAAATCTTGTCATCTATTTCCCACTGTATGAAATTGCTCCTTACTCAAGCGGTATTCCACAATTTCGCATTCCATACACATTACTACGGGACGTACTAAAACCAAATTATCAAAACATTTTAATTGACAATAGATAA
- a CDS encoding biotin transporter BioY, with the protein MKQLRTLDLALAAIFVALMAIGANITSWAPFLQVAGVPLSMQPFFAILAGLLLGSRLGALSMIVYMLVGISGAPIFAKFEAGFGALLSPTGGFIIAFIIVAYVSGKLVEQKEKPRFSTFAIASAAGIILTYVIGTTYMYAAVNGWGGGNMSYKAAWIIMMWFAIKDIIFTIIGAVIAPRIYYAVRRSAYQHSHSALSRYSRGQ; encoded by the coding sequence ATGAAACAATTACGTACTTTAGATTTAGCATTAGCTGCAATATTTGTTGCCCTCATGGCAATTGGTGCTAACATCACATCTTGGGCACCATTCTTACAAGTAGCAGGAGTACCGCTTTCCATGCAACCATTTTTCGCCATTTTAGCAGGCCTTCTTCTCGGAAGCAGGCTTGGTGCCCTATCTATGATTGTTTATATGTTAGTTGGCATTTCAGGAGCACCAATCTTCGCAAAATTTGAAGCTGGATTTGGAGCACTATTAAGTCCTACTGGCGGTTTCATTATCGCCTTTATTATTGTAGCTTATGTATCAGGAAAACTTGTTGAGCAAAAAGAAAAACCACGGTTTAGCACATTTGCAATTGCTTCTGCTGCTGGCATCATTTTAACGTATGTGATTGGAACTACATATATGTACGCAGCTGTAAATGGCTGGGGCGGGGGAAACATGAGCTATAAAGCAGCTTGGATTATTATGATGTGGTTTGCTATCAAAGATATCATCTTTACAATCATCGGTGCAGTCATTGCACCTCGTATATACTACGCTGTTCGCCGTTCTGCCTATCAGCATAGTCACTCTGCTTTATCTCGCTATTCGCGCGGGCAGTAA